The uncultured Methanobrevibacter sp. sequence TCAGTGCAAGAACAGGAGAAGGAATTATAGAAGTTTTAGCAATGCTTTTAGGTCTTGCTCAGGAATATTTAACAGAACAGCTTGAAATCAATGAAGATGCACCTGCAAAAGGTACAGTTCTCGAAATCAAGGAAGAAGTTGGTTTAGGTCTCACTATTGATAGTATCATTTATGATGGTGTTTTGCGAACTAATGATGAAATAGCTTTAATGACTTCTTCAAATGAAGTTTTAACAACTAAAATCAGATCTATTTTAAGGCCTCTTCCTTTAGAAGAGATGAGGGATTCCAAAAAGAAATTCCAGAAATTTGATGAAGTGGTTGCAGCTGCAGGTATTAAGATAGCAGCTCCTAATCTAGATAATGTTGTTTCAGGTTCTCCTCTTAGAGTATTAAGCGATGAGGAAAACGTTGAAGAAGAAATCTTAAAAGAGATTGAAGATATTACCATCAGTACAGAGGATGAAGGTATTTTAGTTAAAGCAGATACATTAGGTTCTCTTGAAGCTATTGTTAAACTGTTAAGGGAATTGAAAATACCTATTCGTGAAGCAAACATAGGTGATGTTAATCGCAGAGATATAATTAATTCATCAATTGCTTTAAATGAAGATGATGCACACGGTGCAATCATTGCGTTTAATGTAGATGTTCATCCTAACTCTTTAGAAGATCTTAATAATTCTGATGTTAAACTTTTCAAAGGTGATGTAATCTATCAGATTATTGAAGAATATGAAGCTTGGATTGATGAAATAGAACAAGCTAAGAAGAAGGCATTTTACGATGCAATCGTTAAGCCTGCTAAATTCATGGCTTTACCAAAACTTGTTTTCCGTCAAAGTAAACCTGCTATTGTAGGTATCGAATCATTAAGTGGTACAATTAAGCAAGGTCAAACTTTAATCAATAAAAACGGTGAATATGTTGGTGTAATAGCAAGTATGGAAGATAAAGGTGAAACATTGCCTGATATTCCAAGAGGCCAAAGGGTGGCTATGGCTATTAAAGATGCCGTTGTTGGAAAACATTTCGATGAAGGGGATGAATTATATATTGATGTTCCTGAAAAACATTATAAATTCATTGAAAGGGAATTTAAAGATAAATTAACTGAAGATGAATTTGAAACTTTATATGAATTTGTTGAAATTAAACGTAAACAAGATCCAGATTGGGGTAAATTTGGTCTTTTTGAATAATAAATAAGGGTTAAAAAAATTAAGGAGGAAAACCATGGCATTCAAAGTAGTTGTGTCTGAAAAAGCTGATTCTTATCAAGTTGAAATCGATGAAACTAAAGCTTTAAATGGTTTAGTCATCGGAGATGAATTTGATGGTGGAATTGTTGGTTTAGACGGTTACACTTTAAAAATTACTGGTGGTAGTGACAAAAACGGTTTTACCATGAAAAAAGATGTTTCTGGTACTAGAAGAATTAAAAGTTTATTAACTGGTGGTATCGGTTATCATCCTAAAGCAGATGGTGTTAAAAGAAGAAAAACCGTTAGAGGAAACACTATTGCTGAAGATATTGTACAAATCAACACTGTAGTTACTAAAGCTGGAAGCAAATCAATAGCTGATATTCTTGGTGCTGGTGAAGAAGAGGAAGAATAGTTTTACTATTTTTCTTATTTTACTTTTAAGTTGAATTAAAAATTAATAAAAAGGTGGTTATCTGTGAATGTTCAGTCAGATGTTAACATAGGTTTGGTTGGTCATGTAGACCATGGTAAGACTACTCTTACTAAAGCATTATCTGGAATTTGGACTGATACCCACAGTGAAGAAACTAAAAGAGGTATTTCAATTCGTTTAGGTTACGCAGACATTGAATTCAGAAAATGTCCTGAATGCGGAGAACCTGAATGTTACACTACTTCTGAAAAATGTGAAATCTGTGGAAGCGAAACCGAATTAATCAGAAAAGTATCTTTTGTTGATGCTCCAGGTCACGAAACTCTTATGGCAACTATGTTATCTGGTGCTGCAATTATGGATGGTGCAGTGTTGGTAATTGCTGCAAATGAGTCTTGTCCACAACCACAAACTAAAGAACATCTTATGGCACTTGATGTAATCGGTGTAAAGGATGTTATTGTAGTTCAAAATAAAATTGATATTGTTTCAAAAGAAAGAGCTATTGAAAGTTATAATGAAATTAAGGAATTTGTTAAAGGTACTTGTGCTGAAGATGCTTTAATAATACCTGTATCTGCTCAACAAGGTGCAAATGTAGATATTTTAATAGAAGCAATGCTTAAACAAATTCAACCTCCAGAAAGAAATGTTGATGATACTGCATTAATGCATGTTGCAAGATCATTTGATATTAACAAACCTGGTTCAGGTGCTGATAAGATTAAAGGAGGAGTTATTGGAGGAACCTTAGTTCAGGGTAAATTCAAACTTGGAGATACCATTGAAATAAGGCCTGGCCCTACTAACAACGGCGAAAGACTCACTTTAAAATCAGAAATTATCGGTCTTGAAGCTAATGGAGAACAAGTTGAAGAAATTGGTCCTGGTGGACTTGTAGGTATTGCAACTAAATTAGATCCGTCTTTAACTAAATCAGATTCATTATCTGGAACTGTTGCTGGTGAAGAAGGTACTTTACCTGATGTTTTAGACAGTTTCACTATGGAAGCTAATTTACTTGACCGTGTTGTAGGTACTAAAGAAGAACGTGATGTTGCTCCGATTAAAATTAAAGAACCTTTAATGATTAACTGCGGTACAACAACTACCATTGGTGTAGTTACTTCAACCAAGAAAAATGTTGTTGATGTTGCTCTTAAATTGCCGGTTTGTGCAAGCGCCGGTGATAGGGTTGCTTTAAGCCGTAGAGTTGGAGCTCGTTGGAGATTAATAGGTTACGGTATTATTAAATAGAGGGCAAATAATGAACTCTAAAGAAGTTGTAATAGATACCAATTTTTTTATGGTTCCTTTTCAGTTCAATGTGGATATTATCACTGAACTTGAAAATTTATTACCTTCTTATAAATTAACTACTCCAAGCTTTGTTATCAATGAATTGAAGGGTTTGAAAAATAACAATAAAGGAAAAACAAGGTTAAATGCGAATTTAGCCCTAAAATTAGCTAATTCTTCAAAAGTTGAAATAAAGGATATTTCATTACTGGAAAATGAAACTGTGGATGATGCGTTACTTAGAGTTTCAGAAGTTTTAGCTACAAATGATATTGAATTAAAAAATCGTGCAAAAGATAAAGGAATAACTGTTGCATATTTAAGGCAAAAAAAATATATTGCTGTTGAAGGCAAAATATAATATTAATTAACTTATCAATAAAATGAGGGATTATTTTGTATTATAAAACAAAAATTGAGGATACTGTAAGAATTCCACCTTATGAATTCGATAATCCTCTTGAAGAAGTTGCTATCAAGACTTTAAATAAAACCTATGAAGGACGTTTAGATAAAAAACTTGGTTTACTCATCTGTGTTAATGGTATTGACGACATCAGTGAAGGTAGACTCATTATGGGTGATGGAGCTTCATATCATAATGTTGTTTTTGAGGCTATATTCTTCAAACCGGAACAACATGAAATTTTCGATGGTGAAGTAATTGATATTGTCGATTATGG is a genomic window containing:
- the infB gene encoding translation initiation factor IF-2, with the protein product MKIRSPIVSVLGHVDHGKTTLLDYIRGSTIADREAGGITQHIGATEIPNDTIEEICGDFISRLTIKDLIPGLFFIDTPGHAAFTSLRKRGGALADLAVLILDINDGFKPQTFEALNILKMYKTPFIVVANKIDMIFGWESHEGASFRESFSKQAQSVQTELDTKVYEIVGTLHKEGFQSERFDRVSNFASQITIIPVSARTGEGIIEVLAMLLGLAQEYLTEQLEINEDAPAKGTVLEIKEEVGLGLTIDSIIYDGVLRTNDEIALMTSSNEVLTTKIRSILRPLPLEEMRDSKKKFQKFDEVVAAAGIKIAAPNLDNVVSGSPLRVLSDEENVEEEILKEIEDITISTEDEGILVKADTLGSLEAIVKLLRELKIPIREANIGDVNRRDIINSSIALNEDDAHGAIIAFNVDVHPNSLEDLNNSDVKLFKGDVIYQIIEEYEAWIDEIEQAKKKAFYDAIVKPAKFMALPKLVFRQSKPAIVGIESLSGTIKQGQTLINKNGEYVGVIASMEDKGETLPDIPRGQRVAMAIKDAVVGKHFDEGDELYIDVPEKHYKFIEREFKDKLTEDEFETLYEFVEIKRKQDPDWGKFGLFE
- a CDS encoding 30S ribosomal protein S6e, giving the protein MAFKVVVSEKADSYQVEIDETKALNGLVIGDEFDGGIVGLDGYTLKITGGSDKNGFTMKKDVSGTRRIKSLLTGGIGYHPKADGVKRRKTVRGNTIAEDIVQINTVVTKAGSKSIADILGAGEEEEE
- a CDS encoding translation initiation factor IF-2 subunit gamma, with translation MNVQSDVNIGLVGHVDHGKTTLTKALSGIWTDTHSEETKRGISIRLGYADIEFRKCPECGEPECYTTSEKCEICGSETELIRKVSFVDAPGHETLMATMLSGAAIMDGAVLVIAANESCPQPQTKEHLMALDVIGVKDVIVVQNKIDIVSKERAIESYNEIKEFVKGTCAEDALIIPVSAQQGANVDILIEAMLKQIQPPERNVDDTALMHVARSFDINKPGSGADKIKGGVIGGTLVQGKFKLGDTIEIRPGPTNNGERLTLKSEIIGLEANGEQVEEIGPGGLVGIATKLDPSLTKSDSLSGTVAGEEGTLPDVLDSFTMEANLLDRVVGTKEERDVAPIKIKEPLMINCGTTTTIGVVTSTKKNVVDVALKLPVCASAGDRVALSRRVGARWRLIGYGIIK
- a CDS encoding PIN domain-containing protein translates to MNSKEVVIDTNFFMVPFQFNVDIITELENLLPSYKLTTPSFVINELKGLKNNNKGKTRLNANLALKLANSSKVEIKDISLLENETVDDALLRVSEVLATNDIELKNRAKDKGITVAYLRQKKYIAVEGKI